From the genome of Candidatus Tanganyikabacteria bacterium:
CTGTCGCCGCTGCAGCACGGAGTTTCGCTACACGATGGACCACGACGGTCCGCTCCCGTTGCGCGAGATCCACTGCCCCGCCTGCGACTGGTGCCCGCTCGATTCGCTCGGCGAGCCCTCGCCGCATCCGCCGCCCCGCCGCCGGCGCCGCGGGACGCTGCGATTCGGCGGACGCGGGCAGTAGCCGAGCGGGCCGAAAGTGCCCCCCGCTCCCGCCATCGAGATCGGTAGCCTCGTCAAGCGCTATGGCCCCCTGACGGCGGTCGACGACGTCAGCTTCGCGGTCGCGCCGGGAGATTTCTTCGGCTTCCTCGGACCCAACGGCGCCGGCAAGACCACCACCATCCAGTGCATGGTGGGCCTGGCGACGCTGAGTTCCGGGACCATCCGGGTGATGGGGCACGACGTGGTCAGCGACTACCGGCGGGCGCGCCGGGTGATCGGCCTGTCGCCCCAGGAGTTCAACTTCGACCGGTACCTGTCCATCCGCGACACGCTCATGTACTCGGCGGGCTACTTCGGCATCCGGCGCGCCGAATGCGCGGCCCGTGCCGACGACCTCCTGCGCCGCTTCGATCTCGATTCCAAGCGCGACCTGGATTTCACGAAGCTGTCGGGAGGCATGAAGCGCCGGCTGTCCATCGCCCGGGCCCTCATCCACCAGCCGCGCGTGCTGGTCCTGGACGAGCCCACCGCCGGCGTGGACGTCGAGTTACGCCTCGAACTCTGGCAGTTCCTGCGCGAGGCCAACGCGGGCGGCCTCACGATCTTCCTGACGACGCACTACCTCGAAGAGGCCGAGCAACTCTGCAACCGCATCGCGATCATCGACGGGGGCCGTATCGTGGCCATCGAGGACAAGGCGCGCCTGATGAGCCACATGGCCGGGCACGTGCTGGAGGTGCGCTACGAGGACTCGCCGGCCGGGTTGCCGGCTTTGCCGGGCCTGGCGGTCGAACGGGATGGCCACCTCGTGTGCGTGCGCGGCGTCCCGCCACGCGACATCCCGGCAGTCCTGGCGCGCCTGGCCGAGCACGGGGCGGTAGCCGACGTCGCCATCAAGCGGCGCAGCCTCCAGGACATCTTCCTGGAAATCACCGGCCGCAAGCCCACGTGGACCAACTGGGAGTCCCGGCCGTGATCAACTCGGTGGGCCTGGCGACCCTGGCCAGTCGCGAGATGAAGCGGACCATCAAGATCATCAACCAGGTGGTCTGGCCGCCGGTGATCTCGACGGTGCTGTACTTCTTCATCTTCGTGATCGGCCTGGGGCGCTCGATCGGCACGATGGACGGCTTGCCCTACGTGCAGTTCCTGGTGCCGGGCCTGATCTTCCTGAACGTGGTGGAGGCCTCCTTCGGGGAAGGCGCCGCCTCGCTGTTCATCCTGCGCTTCACGAACGCGATACAGGAGTTGCTGGTGGCGCCCCTCTCGTACGCCGAGATGGTGATCGGCATGATCGCCGGATCGGTC
Proteins encoded in this window:
- a CDS encoding ABC transporter ATP-binding protein; protein product: MPPAPAIEIGSLVKRYGPLTAVDDVSFAVAPGDFFGFLGPNGAGKTTTIQCMVGLATLSSGTIRVMGHDVVSDYRRARRVIGLSPQEFNFDRYLSIRDTLMYSAGYFGIRRAECAARADDLLRRFDLDSKRDLDFTKLSGGMKRRLSIARALIHQPRVLVLDEPTAGVDVELRLELWQFLREANAGGLTIFLTTHYLEEAEQLCNRIAIIDGGRIVAIEDKARLMSHMAGHVLEVRYEDSPAGLPALPGLAVERDGHLVCVRGVPPRDIPAVLARLAEHGAVADVAIKRRSLQDIFLEITGRKPTWTNWESRP